The following nucleotide sequence is from Zea mays cultivar B73 chromosome 1, Zm-B73-REFERENCE-NAM-5.0, whole genome shotgun sequence.
GGCCGACCCAGGGTCCACGCTGAGCCCATGATACACAGCGGCTGCCACGGAGGAATTAGCCAGGATCCTAATGACTCAGAGAAGAACACCTGACAACAAGGGCCCACACGTAAGTGAGGCACGCGAGACTGGCCGCTGCCtcgtgggtcccacatgtcactgAGCAAGCAGAGATGCGGAGAGGAGCTGTCCCGCGGGGCCCAGCTGTCGGCGCGGCATCCCGCGCGAAGTGCGCTAGGGCCCGTGCGCGTGCGATGGAGGGAAATGGGCCGGCCGAGTAAATTTTGGCCCATGGCGCAGGTTTCCTTTTTCTTATTTATTTTTTGTTCCCTTttcattttccttttctttttccgttTTCAATTTAAATTCAAGTATAGTTTGCATGGTATAAATGCACAAGTAATAAAATCCCAGTATGATGCAAGATTTATCCACTAATTATTTATTATCTGGGTTTATCCATTAAAGAATATTCTTTCAATATGGAGTTCATATACGTAAAAGATATATATACTAAGAAAATCATTTCCCATATTCCaataaatatttctaaataaTTTTATTTGGATAAGGATTTCTGATTGGTTTTCTATTAAGGCAAAGGGTATTGGTCACATAACCTATAATGATTAGTTTCACTTAAGTATTTGATAATCTTGCTACGTTTCTATCTTTTAACCTAAAATATAGTTCAAGGTTCAAAATCATCAGTTATCTATTTTAGGGGACAACTTTATAACAATGTATTTTAATCCCCAACTTTTGGAAGAAATCCCCTAAGTCACACAATAGAATTTTAGAGTGTTACATTTAGCCatagctaatatagcatcatctgggcccaagcatctAAGTAGGGCATCGTCGACAactcggcggtagagttcatcatcAATTAAAACATATTTAAAAGTTGTACGCCAAACATTCTTGTCTGTCCTAACACTAGGATCACACAAGTAATTAATTATAGGTGCCCTCCAAtcagttgcatcggttgtgttgtCAGTAGAATTAATTAAGAAGACGTCTCTTGTACCGTCAGACGGTCCAGACTCCTTGCTCGGATGGTCTGAACCCACCGCGGGCGGTCCAGCTATGTAGTGTGGACAATCCGTGACATGTGGATTTGGCGCAATATCATTTATCAAACTTTCAACAAtgtgaaatctccctcgctttattTGATAATCTCATGCTACTTACACCAAATTATTAGCTTTGCAATTCTCAGCTCTGGATATATGCCGAATatcgaattcgtcaaaagaacgcATTATGTCCCAATATTTTTCAAGATAACTATTCAAAGTGCCATCTAAACATTAAATTCCTCTAAAATTTGCTGGACAACTagccaagaatcaccaaatggccTCACATGTTTCACGTGCGCGTCCCACCTAGCCCGACGTTCCTCCCCAACCTTAACGTTGTATGCGTCTGGCAGCGGCGGTGGCGCCAGCGTTGAGGGCACGATGAAGGAGGGCTGGGGTGGTTCCAACCTTGGCAGGGATTTGCCCATGCCCAAGGAGATTTTTGTAAGGAACTCGATAAGTATGTGATTGGGTAGGACAGAGCCAAGAAGGTGAAATAAATACTTTCATGTTCTAGTGGTACTAATTGATAAGTTATAATTTTCAAAAGTAATGTTTCTTCCTTATTGGTTGCTCTAGTCAGTGATGGCCAGTGACATTACATGTGGATCCTTGCTGCAAAAAATACTGGTATGTTGGAATTTTGTTGTCCACACATAGCAACAATTCTATGCTTTCTTGCTTGATACAATGTGGCTGATGATGGCTTGATATGGGATGAAGTTGGCGAGAGTGAGCAGGATGATGACTTGGTCCTTTGTCAGCTGGATTAGAAATGCCTTGATGTTTTACAAGAGGAAAGTTGACCAAGCAACTAACCCTAGGGATCTCTGATCTAGGCGTTGGATGACTCAAAGATAGAACTTGCTAGGCTTCTTTCTACCCTTAGAAAAAAGCTATTGCAAGAACCATAAGTTATTATATGCCCATGGTAGGAAAATTAATAGCTTGATTATGTCTTCGGTAACTTTGACCCCAAAAACATGCTTTGCAAGAGCCGACAATAATTCTATATGCACGATTTAGTGTGTTATTCATGGCATGTTATACCTACTTAGAGCATCTACAAGAGACTCTTTATTTTTTACTCTTTATTTGTCTCTCCATAAAGATTAAACTCTATATATAACATCTCATTCCAACAGACTCTCCAACATGCAAGTTAGTTTGACTAGCTAGAgttgctagccaaatttggctagcgaGAGAGTCAGTTTAAAGAGCCGGATAACTTATCAAGTTAAATGACTAGTCTGTTGGATAGCTATTTTGCTATTAaatagctaaaatttagcttgacaaGCCATTTAGCTAGTCTCTCAGAGATGCTCTTAGTGGAACTAGATGCCCTTTTGTAGTCTATTTTACTTAGGGACTGATTTATCCTTTCATTTTGAATAAATTGGAATGTACTTAGCGGACAAGGCTATTTGCCTTGGAATTTGACGTTCCACAACTTTGTCATCACATTGTAAGCTTCTTTTTGGCGTCTGGTGTCTACTTACGAAATTAGCTACATTACATTCTTTGCCATCGAATGCCTTGCGCAACAAATTTAATGGTCTAGCTCAGAGGTCATATGAAGCTTTACTCTAGGTGTTTAGATTTGGATATATTTGCTTTATTGTTGTGCATACAATTGAGAATATTCAATCCATGCAGTCGAGAAGACAACATAAATAATCAAGCAGCAGCTAGCTGCTATAGAGCAAGCACCTGAGCAGTTGACTAAACAGAGAAATGAAAGAAAAGAGAGTTTGTTAGTGTACAATCACAAATTGATCAAATATATGGTGAAATCGTTGGCACCATAGAGGTAGGTGAGCATGTGACGACACAACAAGTCAATGAGATGATTTAACACTTGAGAGGCCTAAAGACTCTTGGTCTCAGCTCCAGGAGCTTGAGAAAGAGAAGGCACTTTTCTATCTTTTGCCTTTTTGTTTATTATGATGCTACGACGCTTCATACTTGGCCACGGTTTTTTATTCATGAAAATAATTTGGTTTGCATAGTAATAGGTTGAAGAAGGGTCTTGAGCATGTAATCATGGTACATGATCCTTGTACCATTTTGGGGATGGATTTTCTTAGCACACTGACTGAAGTTCATCTAGATGACTATGTTGGCAACAACTTTTAAGAGCATTAGTAATGATACATTGTCAAAACTTGACAAGACAGTAGATAGACTTAATGAAGATAAGAAGTTGCGTTTAAGCAACGTAGAACCATAGAATTATAAATATCTTTCAGTGATGAATTTTGCGGtatataagctaaacaagtacgtCTGGAGCAGATTCATGTGTTGTTAATGGGACCTATAGCTCTGGTAAGGCATATGCAACCATTTAAAGTTGGACTTATGTCAGCTCTGACTAGTATATTGGATCAACTGAAAATGTCTGTAAAAAGAAACAACACTTAGCAATATTTTTTATTTTGGTGGGTTGGACTTATGTTAGTGCAAAGTCATTCACTCGTTTTGTGAATGTACCATTTGTAATTGGTAACATTATCCTTTCTAGAGAGAAGTGCATATTGGTTAAGCATGCAACAAACATCATTATATATATGGAGTATTTAGGCATTCATATCGACCTAACTATGTTAGCAAGAAGTATGTTATTAACAAAATTTGCATAAATGTAGGTACTGAATAAAAAGTCAGCGACGGCCAAGGCGCTGCCTCCCTATTCATGAGCCTGTGCTCGCTCGCGTAGGAAAATAGCGAGCGGTGTTTTTGGCATAGCTGCACGATTCAGTAACGACTATGGCCCAGTTTGTTTCAAATTATAAtctctccagattatataatctagcgtAAATAATGCAGTAGATAAACAAACACCTAAATTAtgggttcagattatataatctaaacacTAGATTATGATGATCTCATAATCTTCTCAATagtagcttatttgagattattttggcaaaagacccactactcatggttatgtaaatagaaattacaatatatatcatccttcttttctcaccttaaataaacaaataagagtattgttgtctttgtgaataatctacatttgtataatcTAAACTACCAAACAACTATATATAAATTATAATATATCTAAATTATAATCtgaattatataatttagattataatctggattatataatctataaactGAAACAAACAGACCCTATTTCCGTGCGATTGTGAGTTGTTGCAAGATACGCGTATTAGTAATTTCCTATATATTAAAGCAGGTCCAAAACGGCCGTGACCAGGCTATCCATGTCGCTCAAAAAAATTCAGACCGTCAGATCCTCGTTGGACGGCTCATATCGTTCCTCAGCTCACTCCGTCTCTAGATACTTCCCTTCGTCTCTGGATACTTCCGTTTGATATGCTTGGCAGGTGGACACTATCCTCGCTCCTTCGGCCATGTCTTTCTTCCTTCTCACTCCATCCGCGTCATCGCTTTGAGTCGTCGTGCTCTCATTCTCTTCGTTTTCCATCACTTTCATTCATCTTCTCTGTGACATCCTTTTCCGAGCACTTTTTCCTTCCGTCCCTTGTCATCGGCTCCGCCGCCTCCTGTATCGTCGCTTTCATCGCCCGCTCTGATTGTTGCTCGGAAAGAGGTTTGTTTCACTTAGGAGTCGTCTTTTGATTTTTTTTAATTTATACATCATTTCCTACAATCGCGATTCCTTCTTGCCATGCTTCCTCCTCTTCCGCTCTGATGCATATGCGTTTTCCTCCCGGCGTCGGTCGAGTGCCCGCTGGTGCCGCGGAAGCCGATGTGGGCGCCTCTGCAGTCGCCGACGAAGACAACACCCGGCAAGCGCAGGCTCCCATCTCCCGCTGTGTGTCGGCGTGCCGCGCCTTCTTCCCCGTCGTGAGGGACCTCCACCGTGTTCCATGCCCTGTCGCCCAAGAAGCGGATCCGCACGGGTTGACGGGCACTTAGGTTCCGAGTTGCCTGGTGTACGTGCAGGACGACGTGCGGGCTCAGCACTCACCGGCATGCACTCCCCCACGCGCTAAATGTAGTAGCCAGTGTTGTCTCGGGGCTCTGGGTGTTCGCGCAGGGAGAGGTGACTGTCGCGGCGGCTACATCTTCTTCTCATAGTTTGGTTGCAAGGCCAAGGCGGTGCTGGTACAGACTACAGACCTCTCGTACAAATAGTATATTGGTTTTTCATCATTATTATTTGCTCTCTGCTTTTTTAGTGTGGTTGTCTTTTATCCAGGATGCAGTAAAATTTGGTAAGAAAGGGGAATGAGCTCGCGATTACAAGATCTGTTCTTCGCCCGCAGCCACAACGTTCTGCTTGTATCCTTCCTATGTTTGTTTCGTATTTTAATGTGCTTCATCGTTTTTTTTTCTCGTAGCATGTTCGTGTCTTCTTTACCAGATAGATGTCGTGACGCCTACCTTTGTCTTCTCCAATTTGCAGTGTGCCCATTTGCTTACATTTACCTTCTCCCATTTGCTTTGTTCATTTACGGTTCTGCACTTTTCTCTCTTCTCTTCTTGTTTCCTCAGCCTCTCTGGAATCCCTTTGTGGATCACGACAGCTCCAAACATCCGATTTGGTGAGTTTGTGTTGTATTCGGAATTTTGCCAAAAAAAATCTTATTACCCCATTTCGTCTCTAGTTGATCTGGTTAGAGGACGGTTTCTGTTTTTTGTTTTCCCATATTTTCTCCCATTTTCCCTTCTTCTTTTATAGTTCCTTTAGATCACTTCATGCAGACAAAGCATATGGAAAGCAGCGTGCAACCAATTGCTTGATACAAATGTATGTTTTGTTAGAGCCTAAGCTCCAACGTACTTTTCAAGAATACTGCATCATTGGTATGTAAAAGGAATAAAATTGTCTTTTGAATACTTTGTGGTTGTATCCTTCTCTTCAAATACGTCGAATAATTCCCCTGGGCCTTAAAGACTTCAGTAGCGAGGTAATTATCACTTACATTAACATGTGTTTATTTCGTGATTAGTCTGTTGCATGGTATGCATTGATTAAATTTCTAATTCGTCCATGGACCTCCTTTTGTAAAATTGGCTTTATGTTTTCCATGTGCTTCAAGAATTGTTTATATAGCTTTGCATATACAGAGACATATCACTTCATATCTGATTTGGGTATAGATATAAATATGTGTGTATATAATTCTTTTCATGTACTTTATGATTTGTTTATATAACTATGTATATATAATGAGAGATCACTTTATAGATCATCTAGGCAACATATAAATATGTGCGCATACACATAGGTTTCCTATGTGCTTCATGATTTGTTTGTATTATCACTTTATCACTCTTTCAGCCATCGATGCGTCATCTCAAACTGTAATCACCTTGAAAATTCGAGGCGACGGAAAAGTTAGGTACGTTCCTGTTCCAAATTTCTCCATTTAGCTATGTTGCATGAAAGGATTTGTTTGATGACTTCCTATCAATTGcagtttgtgctttcttggcatcgGCCCATCGTGCGAACTGGGTTTTAATGTCTGGTGTGCTACCTTTTTGGGATCAAATTAGATATGCACTATTTTTAAGTGGAAGTATGTTTAGAATACTTCTATAGTGTCCTAGGATTTTGTAGATTTTGTTTGAGCAGCTACTGAAGGCTCCTAAGTGATCAAGGAAACACAGCTGAACAGCAAACGAAACACAACTTTCCTAGTTTCCTTTGTTGGAGCAGAATACCAATTCTTCAACTGAGTTTGCCTTGGTTTTTTAGCTGGACGATGATGAGTTTCTGGGCTAGATAAAATCTACAAAGATGGTTCTTCTTTGATCTGTGATTCTAGGGACTGAAATGCAGGCATGTGTGATCTGTCTGATGTCTgccaaggaaaagcaaaaatagaaAACCTCACTGCATTCTCTTCGGACAATAGATTCTGCATTCTGTACCTCCCTGGTCTCTAATTTACAATGTGCAGATTTTGTTTTCCTCTTTACTCCCTCTTGTTCTTCTTCCTTCAGTCTTGCTGCATTCCATATACAGATGTATATATGCATGTGTGTACACGAGCCCCATACATGTATATATGTACATGTAGACTATCACAATTGTGCTAGGTATATCCCTCAACGTGTACAACATCAGCCTCATTGTTCCTTTTTTTCTAGTGCAACTTTGTATTGTTCATTGTGGCTTAAAAACAATATACTAAATGGTTTTATACCTCTATATGCAGGTGGCATCACCAGTGATGGCGTTCGATCCTTGAAATGTACATGGTGTGATAAGAATAAGCGTCACTAGAGAATGAGAATTCCATGGCGCAGCAAATGATGGTCCTCTCCGTCATGTCAACATGATCATATCTGATGAACAAGTACTCTGGTGATCTATATCCACTCATATACATTTATGGTAGCAAGATGTTGTACCTAATGTGCTTTTTTATCACCTGTTAATACTGATGTCAGTTGTACACATGGTTCCGATTACTTATATCCTCTGATGTACTTCTACTCAGCACCATGTTCTAACTTACACATTGCTTAGTCACCTCTTCCAGATTGTACCTTTACTCTTTTAAACTAATATGTTTATTACTAAATTTTTTACAAAGTACAGTCATGCAACATGGGCTGTCAATGAATCTAAATACCATATCATTTTTTCTACGATGTCTTCTTTTTCTACTCATATGATCCTGTTGTACCAATAGGGTACACCTATCCATGCTAAGATCCAAGTAGATAAAGAATATGAACTCATCTTAAGTATGTACTATGTCGTATACTATAATGTTTATCGGGTTGACAACCAGCATCGTCACTTTAAATACAATCGTACTACAGTTCTACCGATAAACTGATTTACTGTTCGCCACGCGCGCATGATACACTAGTTTTATAAATACTGAGAAAGAGAACACACGCACTGAGGCAGCACGATTCGTCGTCGTCCAAAGTCCAACCGGCCGTATGGCCCATCATCAGCGCTCCTTTCCCCCCAGCCCTCCCACCTCACGCGTGCTATCCTGGGGCCTGACTCGTCTCATGTGATGCTGTGATTCCCAGGCCTACGCTACGAGTTTGGTACTCGTAGTCTGATCCCTAGTTCATCAGGGAAAGCATGGATAGCCCTGCCACTACGCCATGGTCGATGCCTCACAGCTCAAAACGTGGCTTGTGCCACTGTACACTTGTACCCTCTCACCTTGCCCTCGTCCATCACAGCAATGACATAGCCTTTTCGTCTGGTCTTCCTTTTTCTTTAAATTCTTAGGCATCCACACTAATTATTCGTGTGTTTATTTCACTACTCATCACTCTCGTGGGCTCGGTTCATTCTTATCTCCTCGCTTCTCTTCACCTCCCTACCTGTAGTTTTCTCCACTCGTCCTCGTCCTTTGTCCCTGTCCTTCGGGGACAAAAACAACCAAGGCGGCGCAAGCGGTAATCTTCCGTGGTGGGGGCGTGCTCTGCTGCAAGCAGTGGTGACGCCGCTTGGAGGGAGGGCGGGCGGGCGGGAAAGGATGGAGGCGGTGGTGGACCTCAAGTACCTGCCGGTTTTCCCGAACGGCGGCGTGGCCGCGgccaagaagaagacgaggctcgGGGCCGCTGCGGTTGCCGGCGGCCAGACGGGGGTGTACTACAGGGAATGCCTCAAGAACCACGCGGCGAGCCTGGGTGGCCACGCGCTGGACGGGTGCGGCGAGTTCATGCCGTCGCCGGAGGCCGACCCGGCGGACCCGAGTTCGCTCAGGTGCGCCGCGTGCGGATGCCACCGCAACTTCCACCGCCGGCTACCCGAGCTGTCCCCGCCGCCGCCTCTCCTCGCTTTGCCGCCGCCTCCACCGCCactggcgccggcgccggcgccggctgtCGCGTCGCATGCCATGCGTGACAGCCGCACGATGCGCGGCGAGGAGGCGCCAGACGACCGCCTGCCAGCCGCCTTCGACGACGACACCGAGGAGTCGGACGAGGGCTCAGATTTCGAAGAGGACCGTCCCCTAACGCCGCTGCCGGCGCCGGGCATGGTGCCGCTGCCGCCCGGCTACCGCCAGGTCGCGCCACACATGCTCCTCGCGCTGAGCACCAGCGCGCCGGGCGCCCAAACTCCCGCGGCGGGGCCCAGGCCGCCCGCCTCCCTGGTCCCG
It contains:
- the LOC100279540 gene encoding ZF-HD homeobox protein, yielding MEAVVDLKYLPVFPNGGVAAAKKKTRLGAAAVAGGQTGVYYRECLKNHAASLGGHALDGCGEFMPSPEADPADPSSLRCAACGCHRNFHRRLPELSPPPPLLALPPPPPPLAPAPAPAVASHAMRDSRTMRGEEAPDDRLPAAFDDDTEESDEGSDFEEDRPLTPLPAPGMVPLPPGYRQVAPHMLLALSTSAPGAQTPAAGPRPPASLVPMPAPGAAAAAAAAAAARKRFRTKFSPEQKQRMQALSERLGWRLQKRDEAVVDECCQEIGVTKGVFKVWMHNNKHNFVGGHSARRSASASAATAIHHPFIDAAPVCPSSHAAPAPAAAVHLSAPAPAASPATPVLADSNINGNAADYFRVQPSTASGGSPQSS